In one window of Vibrio sp. JC009 DNA:
- a CDS encoding TetR/AcrR family transcriptional regulator — MSSTEMLMTFAQHGIQKTSVADLAQVAGVSRQALHKRFGSKQGVLEWVLKTFTEELFESSLGVLKTCDTKDPKQTILVFFESWSGALVPILSTTPHGASVLEAGMQFAHESQTNWESDLMLKLSEFLVSSGVTSSMDCAMEQTFTLNIASKGILLKSRSMQDFSRDMERVVSVVLSDLV; from the coding sequence ATGAGCTCAACAGAAATGCTGATGACATTTGCTCAACACGGTATTCAAAAAACATCCGTTGCCGACTTGGCTCAGGTGGCCGGAGTATCAAGACAGGCACTTCATAAACGATTTGGATCGAAACAAGGCGTACTTGAGTGGGTGTTAAAGACTTTTACAGAAGAGCTTTTTGAATCTTCTTTGGGTGTCCTTAAGACCTGCGATACGAAAGACCCAAAGCAAACGATATTAGTGTTTTTTGAGTCCTGGTCTGGTGCGCTTGTTCCAATACTTAGCACCACTCCTCATGGAGCCTCTGTGCTGGAAGCCGGCATGCAATTCGCGCACGAGTCACAAACCAATTGGGAAAGCGATCTGATGCTTAAACTATCAGAGTTTCTTGTGTCCTCAGGGGTCACATCCTCAATGGATTGTGCAATGGAGCAAACCTTTACTTTAAATATTGCATCTAAAGGGATTTTGCTTAAGAGTCGCTCGATGCAAGACTTTTCGCGAGATATGGAGCGTGTTGTTAGCGTCGTGCTGTCAGATCTAGTCTGA
- a CDS encoding dihydrofolate reductase, which produces MIRLAFVADKNDTVGCTKPEDRALRASQWPKGLIAEVEKMFFGENAIVGSVTYDHNIELFSQLDPGEKELLVLTRNEDFDLRGNAKATVVTDYMQVVDKYKSSEEILIVGGGAVVWELFLPYADEIVIACTDKPLAGDIRFSSWRDVPMVEERRVSWEGGTTYYLSFE; this is translated from the coding sequence TTGATTAGATTAGCATTTGTAGCCGATAAAAATGACACGGTTGGTTGTACAAAACCCGAGGATAGAGCGCTAAGAGCAAGCCAATGGCCTAAAGGCCTTATTGCTGAAGTTGAAAAAATGTTCTTTGGTGAAAATGCAATTGTTGGCAGCGTTACTTATGACCACAACATAGAGTTGTTTTCCCAATTAGATCCAGGCGAAAAAGAGCTGCTTGTTCTGACCAGAAATGAAGACTTCGATTTACGGGGTAACGCTAAAGCAACCGTTGTGACGGATTATATGCAGGTGGTGGATAAGTATAAGAGTTCTGAAGAAATACTTATTGTTGGTGGAGGAGCGGTAGTCTGGGAGCTGTTTTTACCTTATGCCGATGAAATTGTTATCGCTTGTACTGATAAACCTCTCGCTGGTGATATTCGGTTTAGCTCATGGAGAGATGTTCCTATGGTAGAGGAACGCCGGGTGTCATGGGAAGGAGGGACTACCTACTACTTGAGTTTTGAGTAA
- a CDS encoding TolC family protein, translating to MKTKLNPSIALILCTGSLAGCSTMRSDFVQPELAIPQSWSQSLQEVSQQVASNSVEQPDKWWSLFEDPQLDALIEQVLQSNSDLAKATLTLKKARLEAGLSENNKVPELSFSHASSYEYDIDDDSSDTSFSSSLSLSYELDLWGRVDAAADASDWNARASYEDRESTAQSLAVTAATLYWKLGYLNQMISLTEENIAGTEKVAMLTRRKFDNGSATRLEVLESTQTLYGQQVQLSQLQQELSETQNSISMLLNQPLQETDLIIEQLSVLPVPEIAPGIPSELLLRRPDIKASLYTLKSSLATKDRVEAGYMPTLTLTGSLSTSSSGLLELLENPVAKLGSGIVLPFLEWKEMELNKNISELDYQMAVLDYRDTVYEALEEVANLLTAKQHYHYKGGIYKDQYSNAQEIEAIYSSRYKYGASDMIDWIKAMESRRSIESSFLENRYNQFVIQAKLYQSLGGGDIVPGT from the coding sequence ATGAAAACAAAATTAAACCCGTCTATTGCATTGATACTCTGCACGGGATCGTTGGCCGGGTGCAGCACTATGCGCAGCGACTTTGTGCAGCCTGAGTTAGCAATTCCGCAAAGCTGGTCCCAATCATTACAAGAAGTATCACAACAAGTGGCAAGCAACAGTGTTGAGCAGCCGGATAAATGGTGGTCGTTATTTGAAGATCCACAGCTAGATGCCCTGATAGAGCAGGTATTACAGTCAAATAGTGATTTGGCTAAAGCAACGCTGACTCTGAAAAAAGCAAGGCTGGAAGCCGGACTGAGTGAAAACAATAAAGTGCCTGAGCTTAGCTTTTCACACGCTTCCTCGTATGAATACGACATTGATGATGATTCTTCAGATACCAGCTTTAGCTCCAGCTTATCCCTCAGCTATGAGCTGGACTTATGGGGACGCGTCGATGCGGCCGCTGATGCAAGCGACTGGAACGCGAGAGCCAGTTATGAAGACAGAGAAAGCACGGCACAAAGTCTGGCTGTGACGGCTGCAACACTCTATTGGAAGCTGGGTTATCTTAATCAGATGATTTCACTGACTGAGGAAAACATTGCAGGCACGGAAAAGGTTGCCATGCTAACAAGACGCAAATTCGATAACGGCTCTGCAACCCGTTTAGAGGTACTGGAGTCAACTCAGACTCTATATGGTCAGCAGGTACAGCTCAGTCAGTTGCAGCAAGAGCTGTCAGAGACGCAAAATTCAATTTCGATGCTGCTAAATCAGCCATTGCAGGAAACAGACTTAATCATAGAGCAACTATCCGTGCTGCCAGTGCCCGAAATCGCACCGGGGATACCTTCAGAGCTTTTACTTCGCAGACCGGATATAAAAGCCTCCCTGTATACGCTGAAGTCATCGCTGGCGACAAAAGATAGGGTAGAGGCCGGCTATATGCCAACATTAACGCTAACCGGTTCACTGAGTACTTCTTCATCGGGCTTACTGGAACTGCTGGAAAACCCGGTAGCCAAACTGGGAAGCGGAATTGTTTTACCTTTTCTGGAATGGAAAGAGATGGAGCTGAACAAAAATATTTCCGAACTAGATTATCAAATGGCGGTATTAGATTACAGGGACACTGTATATGAGGCTCTGGAGGAGGTTGCGAATTTGCTTACGGCAAAACAGCATTACCATTACAAAGGTGGGATTTACAAAGATCAGTACTCCAATGCGCAAGAGATTGAAGCGATATACTCCAGCAGGTATAAGTACGGTGCCAGTGACATGATTGACTGGATCAAAGCGATGGAATCAAGGCGCAGTATCGAATCGTCCTTCCTGGAAAACAGATATAACCAGTTTGTGATACAGGCAAAACTTTATCAGTCGCTTGGGGGTGGTGATATCGTACCTGGGACTTAG
- a CDS encoding MacB family efflux pump subunit yields the protein MSETLLRVEGVSRTFAAGEQELTVLKGIDLEIHRGELVAIIGASGSGKSTLMNILGCLDKPSSGRYFINGQNTSSMSEDELAALRREHFGFIFQRYHLLGDLTAVGNVEIPALYANEGKYSRQEKATKLLTRLGLEDRLDHKPSQLSGGQQQRVSVARALVNGGDVILADEPTGALDSHSGDEMMKLIQELHQDGHTIILVTHDPHVAGFADRIIEVKDGEIIGDKKNCAKNSCHSVTDLRRSTEEQNTGRRINWNRYFEALKMALLAMSNHRLRTFLTMLGIIIGIASVVSVVALGTGSQQSILDNIASMGTNTIEIKPGTGRGDRRSGRVRSLTAEDANALKTLPFVDSVTPTVRANVAIRYASETVSGSVQGVGTEYFRVRGYTLAEGQYFDEDSVDALEQVAIIDANTREELFSDGEALGRVIFLGRLPVRVIGVTEPIESVSDNSEELNIWLPYTTVSGRIFRQNYVSDITVRIDDNVSSDAAEQGIISLLTMRHGIVDFFTINTDTVRKSIEKTSETMTLLISAIAFISLVVGGIGVMNIMLVSVTERTREIGIRMAVGARQTDIMRQFLIEAVLVCFCGGAMGIALAYFVGMVFTYTNAEFQMIYSVSSIVAAFACSTLIGVLFGYLPARNAAKLNPVDALSRD from the coding sequence ATGAGTGAAACACTGTTGAGAGTCGAAGGCGTCAGCCGGACATTTGCCGCCGGGGAGCAGGAGCTAACTGTTCTCAAAGGTATCGACCTTGAAATTCACCGTGGCGAACTGGTTGCCATTATTGGTGCATCCGGCTCTGGTAAATCTACTCTTATGAACATCCTTGGCTGTCTGGATAAGCCAAGTAGCGGCCGTTATTTCATCAATGGGCAAAATACTTCTTCTATGAGCGAAGATGAGCTTGCAGCACTAAGGCGCGAGCACTTCGGATTTATCTTCCAGCGTTACCATCTGCTGGGCGATTTAACCGCCGTGGGGAATGTGGAAATTCCGGCCTTGTATGCCAATGAAGGCAAATATTCCAGACAGGAAAAAGCAACAAAGTTGCTTACCCGTCTTGGTCTGGAAGACCGTTTAGATCATAAGCCAAGCCAGCTTAGTGGCGGACAACAGCAACGAGTCAGTGTTGCCAGAGCGCTTGTTAATGGCGGTGATGTTATTCTTGCTGACGAGCCGACAGGCGCACTGGATAGTCACAGCGGCGATGAGATGATGAAGCTGATTCAGGAACTTCATCAGGACGGTCACACTATTATTCTGGTAACGCATGATCCTCATGTCGCTGGCTTTGCTGACCGCATCATAGAGGTCAAAGATGGCGAAATTATCGGTGATAAGAAAAACTGTGCTAAGAACAGTTGTCATTCGGTAACTGATCTCAGAAGATCGACAGAAGAACAAAATACCGGGCGCAGAATTAACTGGAACCGCTATTTTGAAGCCCTGAAGATGGCATTACTTGCCATGTCTAATCACCGCTTGCGTACGTTTCTGACCATGCTTGGCATCATAATTGGTATTGCCTCAGTGGTATCCGTTGTCGCGCTTGGTACAGGATCGCAGCAATCGATTCTGGACAATATCGCTTCAATGGGAACCAACACCATTGAGATAAAACCCGGAACCGGTCGTGGAGACCGTCGCTCCGGCCGGGTTCGCTCACTGACAGCCGAAGACGCCAACGCGCTTAAAACACTGCCTTTTGTCGATAGTGTGACGCCAACAGTCCGGGCCAATGTCGCTATCCGTTATGCCAGTGAAACTGTGTCTGGCTCGGTTCAGGGGGTCGGTACTGAGTATTTTCGGGTTCGGGGCTACACGCTCGCCGAAGGGCAATACTTTGACGAGGACAGTGTTGATGCACTGGAACAGGTTGCGATTATTGATGCAAATACCAGGGAAGAGCTTTTTTCTGACGGAGAGGCATTAGGTCGCGTCATTTTCCTTGGTCGCCTTCCCGTAAGAGTTATAGGGGTAACAGAGCCGATTGAAAGTGTGTCGGATAACAGCGAAGAGCTGAATATCTGGCTGCCTTACACCACGGTATCCGGGCGTATATTCAGGCAAAACTACGTGAGCGATATAACGGTAAGAATCGATGACAATGTCTCCAGTGATGCCGCAGAGCAGGGAATTATCAGCCTGCTTACCATGCGTCACGGCATAGTGGATTTTTTTACCATTAATACCGATACCGTGCGTAAAAGCATAGAGAAAACCTCCGAGACCATGACACTGCTTATCTCTGCCATCGCCTTTATCTCTCTGGTCGTTGGCGGGATCGGCGTGATGAATATCATGCTTGTTTCGGTAACAGAAAGAACGCGGGAGATCGGCATTCGTATGGCTGTCGGTGCCAGACAGACAGATATTATGCGTCAGTTTTTGATTGAGGCGGTTCTGGTCTGTTTTTGTGGCGGGGCGATGGGCATCGCTCTCGCTTATTTTGTCGGCATGGTTTTTACCTACACCAATGCTGAGTTTCAGATGATCTACTCTGTATCTTCAATTGTTGCAGCCTTTGCCTGCTCTACATTAATTGGTGTTCTGTTTGGCTACCTTCCTGCCCGTAATGCCGCAAAGTTAAACCCTGTTGATGCGCTCTCCAGAGATTAG
- a CDS encoding ISAs1 family transposase, whose amino-acid sequence MHIDHFKEHFQPITDQRQSAKVTYCLFDVLFGSLCAVIAGAKGWFDIREYILGHHDWFKRNGLFIEGIPADDTIARIISTIEPEQFHECFVNWMSSVHTLTEGQVVAIDGKTLRGSYNREDRASTIHMISAYASSNKLVLGQLKTDQKSNEITAIPELIEMLDIKGALVTIDAMACQTKIAKAIVDKGGDYLLAVKSNQGKLRKAVENAFSAQRANMPETISLENGHGRIESRQCYVFDSKDLGGNFSRWKGLKSIVMVENFRLEKGKAVDLEYRYYISSKALSAEQALAAVREHWGIESMHWVLDVSMGEDACQIYKDHGAENLSCLRHMSLNMLRAEPTKVSIVGKQKRCMMNTSMLETVLNAGFSQVAKS is encoded by the coding sequence ATGCACATTGACCACTTCAAAGAACATTTTCAACCAATAACCGACCAACGTCAGAGTGCAAAAGTTACTTATTGCCTATTTGATGTCCTGTTTGGCTCATTGTGTGCGGTAATAGCAGGTGCTAAAGGTTGGTTTGATATTCGAGAATACATTCTTGGGCATCATGACTGGTTTAAACGTAATGGATTGTTTATAGAAGGTATTCCCGCCGACGATACCATCGCTCGAATTATCTCCACTATTGAACCTGAACAGTTTCATGAATGTTTCGTCAATTGGATGTCATCGGTACACACGCTGACAGAAGGTCAAGTGGTAGCTATTGACGGAAAAACGCTTCGTGGATCATACAACCGCGAAGATAGAGCCAGCACCATCCATATGATTAGTGCGTATGCTTCCTCAAATAAATTGGTGCTTGGACAGCTCAAAACCGATCAAAAAAGCAATGAGATAACAGCGATCCCAGAGCTGATAGAAATGCTTGATATCAAAGGAGCTTTAGTCACGATTGATGCAATGGCATGCCAGACCAAAATAGCCAAAGCCATTGTAGACAAAGGTGGAGATTACTTACTTGCAGTAAAAAGTAATCAAGGGAAACTCCGAAAAGCAGTGGAAAATGCCTTTTCAGCTCAGCGGGCTAATATGCCAGAGACAATCTCCTTAGAAAATGGACACGGACGTATTGAATCTCGTCAATGTTATGTCTTTGACAGCAAAGATCTTGGAGGTAATTTCTCACGCTGGAAAGGCCTGAAAAGTATCGTAATGGTTGAGAACTTCCGCCTTGAAAAAGGAAAAGCGGTTGACCTTGAATATCGTTACTACATCAGTTCCAAGGCTCTTAGCGCAGAGCAAGCCTTAGCAGCGGTAAGAGAGCATTGGGGCATAGAGTCCATGCATTGGGTTCTTGATGTCAGTATGGGTGAAGACGCCTGCCAGATATATAAAGATCATGGTGCAGAAAACTTATCTTGTCTGCGTCATATGAGCCTGAATATGCTTCGTGCTGAACCGACAAAGGTGAGCATTGTTGGAAAACAAAAGCGATGCATGATGAATACATCAATGCTGGAAACCGTTTTAAATGCAGGTTTTAGTCAGGTGGCGAAAAGCTGA
- a CDS encoding IS110 family transposase, with protein MNKNITISIDLAKTVIQVAIINKHGKLSSNQKVSQSKLISMVAKHPKAVICMEACATAHYWGRKFQQAGHQVLLVPAQIAAKYRSGNKNDPNDALAIYEASQRTDIHFVPVKTVEQQDLACLLRLREGYIKQRTQLANRIRGLAMEYGIKFPIGINSLRKQLPFELENAENELTHAARFILNNLKEQLLALDTQIDDATQALTNQAKQNEDCKLLASLPGISWISGSALYARLGNASAYKCGRDASASIGLVPAHTGSGGRNINLGITKRGDRYLRALVVHGARAVVSHVKDKTDPLSQWIRSLLERNHVNKVVIALANKIVRMACAILKSKQPYQLKLA; from the coding sequence ATGAACAAGAATATCACTATTTCTATCGACCTTGCTAAGACTGTTATTCAAGTTGCGATAATTAATAAGCACGGAAAGCTTTCATCTAATCAAAAAGTATCTCAATCAAAGTTAATTTCAATGGTGGCTAAGCACCCCAAAGCTGTTATTTGTATGGAAGCTTGTGCAACGGCTCATTATTGGGGTCGAAAGTTCCAGCAGGCAGGACATCAAGTCTTACTCGTGCCTGCTCAGATCGCCGCTAAGTATCGCTCGGGAAATAAAAATGATCCCAATGATGCTTTGGCTATTTATGAAGCCAGTCAGCGGACAGATATTCATTTCGTTCCGGTTAAAACTGTTGAACAGCAAGATCTTGCCTGCTTACTAAGACTGCGGGAAGGTTATATTAAGCAACGAACACAGCTTGCTAACCGTATCCGGGGGCTTGCGATGGAATATGGCATCAAATTTCCCATAGGAATCAATTCGCTCAGAAAACAGCTACCGTTTGAGTTGGAAAATGCTGAAAATGAATTAACCCATGCTGCTCGGTTTATTCTAAATAATCTTAAAGAACAGTTGCTCGCGCTTGATACCCAAATTGATGATGCCACTCAAGCTCTTACCAATCAGGCAAAACAAAATGAAGATTGTAAGCTTTTAGCCTCGTTACCGGGTATTTCATGGATTTCAGGCAGTGCTTTGTATGCCAGGTTAGGAAATGCATCGGCTTATAAGTGTGGTAGGGATGCAAGCGCAAGCATTGGATTAGTGCCTGCTCATACAGGAAGTGGAGGTAGAAATATCAACCTTGGCATTACTAAGCGAGGAGATCGTTATCTCAGAGCTCTTGTCGTTCATGGTGCCCGAGCTGTAGTTAGTCATGTCAAAGATAAAACTGATCCACTTAGTCAGTGGATACGCTCTCTGTTAGAGAGAAACCATGTGAATAAAGTCGTTATTGCTCTAGCGAATAAGATAGTCAGGATGGCGTGTGCCATATTGAAATCAAAACAGCCTTACCAGCTTAAGTTAGCTTAA
- a CDS encoding efflux RND transporter periplasmic adaptor subunit: MKKSSKYALVACLLIGGATAGLGYKSTFAQQEHHQLTTDFVKRGNVESVVLTNGVLYPSKLVSVGAQVSGLIEKMDVQLGDEIKQGDLIAQIDNLAQQNTLKEAEASLKSINAQYRAKQAQIKGALSEFKRKKKMLTDGATSQSEYDTAESTLAVYRAELEQLIAEKEKSLISVDDAKLDLGYTSISSPIDGTVIYVSVEEGQTVNNNQGTPSIIELAQLDVMTVKAQVSEADIINIRAGQEVYFTILGSTGKKFRGALRAIEPGPTLLTGDDSDLKIGDDEAVYYNALFDVDNPDKLLRIGMTAQVSIVLESAENALLVPSQILVQKPGPTSAYQVPVRSGDQVEYRDVEVGINNKIYAQILSGLNEGDEIVLSQSADIEVSGSGFSLSGSGRVPGQGGRGPGGPGPAQGMR; the protein is encoded by the coding sequence ATGAAAAAAAGCAGTAAATATGCATTGGTAGCTTGCCTTCTTATTGGTGGTGCCACTGCCGGGCTTGGTTACAAATCCACTTTTGCTCAGCAGGAGCATCACCAACTGACTACCGACTTTGTTAAGCGTGGCAACGTCGAAAGCGTTGTGCTGACAAACGGCGTGTTATATCCATCAAAGCTGGTCAGTGTCGGCGCTCAGGTTTCAGGGCTGATAGAAAAAATGGATGTTCAGTTGGGTGACGAAATCAAGCAAGGCGACTTGATTGCACAAATCGACAATCTGGCACAACAAAATACCCTGAAGGAAGCAGAGGCCTCTCTCAAGAGTATTAACGCTCAATACCGGGCAAAGCAGGCTCAGATTAAAGGAGCCTTGTCCGAATTTAAACGTAAGAAAAAGATGCTGACAGACGGTGCCACCTCGCAATCGGAATACGATACAGCGGAGTCAACACTGGCCGTTTACCGCGCCGAACTGGAACAGTTAATCGCTGAAAAGGAAAAATCACTTATCAGTGTGGATGACGCCAAGCTCGATCTCGGTTACACAAGCATCAGTTCGCCCATTGATGGCACTGTGATTTATGTGTCGGTAGAAGAAGGCCAGACAGTAAATAACAACCAGGGTACACCAAGCATTATTGAGTTGGCGCAACTGGATGTGATGACCGTAAAGGCGCAGGTTTCGGAAGCTGACATTATTAACATCAGAGCCGGTCAGGAAGTCTATTTCACGATTTTGGGCTCAACCGGAAAGAAATTCCGTGGTGCCTTACGTGCGATTGAACCGGGCCCTACATTACTTACCGGTGACGACAGTGATCTGAAGATTGGCGATGATGAAGCGGTTTACTACAACGCACTGTTTGATGTAGATAATCCGGATAAGTTGCTGCGCATCGGGATGACCGCGCAGGTATCAATTGTTCTGGAAAGTGCAGAAAATGCACTGCTTGTTCCTTCGCAGATACTGGTTCAGAAACCCGGCCCAACTTCCGCGTATCAGGTTCCTGTAAGAAGTGGCGACCAGGTTGAGTACCGTGATGTAGAAGTTGGGATCAACAACAAAATATATGCCCAGATACTATCTGGTTTAAATGAAGGCGACGAAATTGTTCTCAGTCAGTCTGCTGATATAGAGGTGTCAGGATCCGGCTTTTCCTTAAGCGGGTCAGGCAGAGTGCCGGGACAAGGCGGGCGGGGGCCGGGGGGACCTGGACCAGCACAAGGTATGAGGTAA
- a CDS encoding oxidoreductase, translating into MTNKTIVNSGFNTWSVDQLPDLTGKTYLITGGNAGLGFEAAKYLGAKGANLVLACRSLDKASLASSELKQMIEGEVEILELDLSDLASVRRAAEEAHQRFQRLDGLINNAGIMQCPKQKTKDGFEMQVGTNHLGHFLFSGLMLDLVEAGNGRFVTLTSLANRVDGLMLDDYMSDKSYSPNGAYVKSKISNLMFALELDRRLKESGSSAISIACHPGYSNTNLQNAGPAGLLNAIYKVVNPLFAQPPAQGALPTVLAAAGKEALRGAYYGPQKLWEMRGPVGDAQVGAHILVEDTRKRLWEKSEELVNFKWSFQGKTVA; encoded by the coding sequence ATGACAAATAAGACGATTGTTAATTCGGGCTTTAACACCTGGAGTGTTGACCAACTTCCGGATCTTACGGGCAAGACTTATCTGATTACTGGTGGTAATGCTGGTTTAGGTTTTGAAGCTGCGAAATATCTTGGTGCAAAAGGTGCTAATTTAGTCTTAGCCTGCCGATCATTAGATAAAGCGAGCCTGGCGAGTTCTGAGTTGAAACAAATGATAGAAGGTGAGGTTGAAATCCTAGAGTTAGATTTAAGTGACCTCGCATCTGTCAGACGTGCAGCGGAAGAAGCTCATCAACGTTTCCAACGGTTAGATGGGTTGATAAATAATGCCGGCATCATGCAGTGTCCGAAACAAAAGACCAAAGATGGCTTTGAAATGCAGGTCGGTACGAATCATTTAGGTCACTTTTTATTCTCCGGATTGATGCTGGATTTAGTCGAGGCAGGTAATGGCAGATTCGTGACGTTGACCAGTCTTGCTAATCGAGTGGATGGCTTGATGCTGGATGATTACATGTCTGACAAGAGTTACTCACCAAACGGAGCCTATGTAAAATCCAAAATCTCAAACCTAATGTTTGCTTTAGAACTGGATCGTCGCCTCAAAGAGTCCGGCAGTTCAGCTATTTCAATTGCGTGTCATCCAGGTTACTCCAACACCAACTTACAAAATGCGGGGCCGGCAGGTTTACTTAATGCAATCTATAAGGTGGTGAATCCACTATTTGCACAACCTCCTGCGCAAGGAGCACTACCTACGGTGTTGGCTGCAGCAGGTAAAGAGGCGTTACGCGGGGCGTATTATGGGCCACAGAAGCTGTGGGAAATGCGAGGTCCTGTGGGTGACGCCCAAGTTGGTGCACATATTTTGGTTGAGGACACTAGAAAGCGCCTTTGGGAAAAAAGTGAAGAGCTGGTTAATTTCAAGTGGAGTTTTCAAGGTAAAACTGTTGCTTAG
- a CDS encoding YbhB/YbcL family Raf kinase inhibitor-like protein, translating to MNANIMVPIAGLMLSVSVATRASEPLTLTSAAFTDGGVYPVQFTCEGEGISPPLSWSGIPDGAQSLVVIMDHKPDPKPKPEDRKEQKPEPEANTESTPPPPPPPPPKSKGKGPEGIHWYWTMYNIPVEISGTSIGKSVGTLGSNGVNHQNEYAPPCSRGPGPKDYTFHLYALSKPLELVQSNHISEATLRENMRDLVLESDSLTVSFERKQRVSNEKKQ from the coding sequence ATGAACGCCAATATCATGGTTCCCATTGCAGGCTTGATGCTGAGCGTTTCAGTGGCAACCAGAGCCAGTGAACCCCTGACACTGACCAGTGCCGCTTTTACTGATGGCGGTGTATACCCGGTTCAGTTTACCTGTGAAGGTGAAGGTATTTCCCCACCTTTAAGCTGGAGTGGTATACCTGACGGAGCTCAGTCATTGGTTGTCATTATGGATCATAAGCCAGATCCGAAACCAAAGCCGGAGGACAGAAAAGAACAAAAGCCTGAGCCTGAAGCTAATACAGAAAGCACACCCCCACCTCCGCCACCCCCACCACCAAAATCAAAAGGGAAAGGGCCGGAAGGCATCCACTGGTACTGGACTATGTACAACATACCTGTGGAGATATCTGGTACGTCAATCGGGAAATCTGTCGGCACACTTGGCAGTAATGGTGTTAACCATCAAAACGAATATGCCCCGCCCTGTTCGAGAGGCCCCGGACCGAAAGACTATACCTTTCATCTCTATGCACTCTCAAAGCCTTTGGAACTGGTGCAATCAAACCATATTTCAGAGGCCACTCTACGGGAAAACATGCGTGATTTGGTATTGGAATCTGACTCACTAACGGTCAGCTTCGAAAGAAAACAGAGAGTCTCAAATGAAAAAAAGCAGTAA